The DNA segment TCACTTGGAAAAAAATCACCGTCACGTTATTTCTAGGCCACATGGGTCCCGCCATTTTCATGATCTCGGCGTCGTATGCTGGTTGCAACAGAACACTAGCTGTGGCGCTGTTCACACTTTCGATGGCCCTCATGAGTTTCCACTATACTGGAATGAAAGTGAACGCTTTAGATTTGTCGCCCAACTACTCCGGAACCTTGATGGCTCTAGTTAACGGTTTTGGAGTGTTTGCAGGAACGTTAGCACCCTACATTATCGGCATTCTCACGCCAGAGGTAAAACGCAGGTTGGAGTTAAGTCTTTGTAATGACGACAATACAACAGCAAACGTTGCAAGAGTGGAGGGTCATTTTTTGGCTCACTTTCGTCATATTCACGGTGACGATGTCCGGGTTTCTGATTTTCGGAAGTGGAGAAGTGCAGTCGTGGAATACTCCCAAACTGGAGCACACCAGTTAAAATGTTTAGTTGCAAAACTATGAAAATAAAgtattttctgttattttgttGCCATCATTTTAAGCAGTCTCTGGAAACAGAATTCTATCTATTATAGtaaggcggtctctattttaaaatagagaccgccttgatTATAGTCATGATTgacatttcattaatttcatttttatataatgacatttatttttttgtagattttttgttgtgaaaatggAAGGtcttaataatttttggaagaaatttGCAAACTGTGAGAGACTGTTACCTGTCCCAGTTGCAATATATAAagataatttgattttttcaggTATTGTCATCCCTCAACGTTATCTCTTAGGAGTAATGACCGGTTTTGCCATTTTAAACGCTTATACGATGAGAGTCTCTCTGTCCATGGCAATAACAGAAATGGTTGTGAAACAAAACGAATCCATGAGCAACGATTCAGATGCTTGTCCCATTATGGAGGAGCATTCGTACGTCACAGTTAAAGTAAGTTCCAGCGTATACAACTTTTCGAGTTCTTCAATAAACATTAAATCTTGATTTGCTCCTCGATTTCAAAGACTTTCTCTAAACAGAACAAACACTCCGTTTTTCTTGAATTGGGTGTGCCCCAAGGGTCAATTCTTGGACCAACTCAATTTCTAATATAAATCTTtctttctaaaattattttatctgctgctagatttttacattttcccCATAATCTGCACACGTTGGAATAATGCTCAATTTTATTCTGCTTCACTACTAACCTTCATTTCGTCAAAGGCCGTTTCTGCTAATGCTACCATAGGAATCACTTTGTTTCCacttcaagaaaaaatatatcgctGGTTCAAGCTATGCTTTCTGGTTTGATAAAACCTACTTCTTTCAAAGCACTGTTTTGTTTCCAGAACACCGACCTCTTATACGACTGGGACGAAATGATACAGGGCCACATCTTGGGTTCGTTCTTTTGGGGTTACATCATCACCCACATACCGGGCGCGATAATCGCCGAAAAAGTGGGCGCTAAACACGTGTTGGGGGTGGGAATGATCCTGAACGGGATCCTCACCCTGGCATCTCCGACCATCATCCAAGTGACCCGAGGCGACTGGGTCGTATTGGTGCTGCTGCGGTTTGTCGAGGGACTGGGACAGGGGCCGGTCTATCCCGCCGTCACCACCATACTAGGCCAGTGGATCCCCGCCAGGGAACACGGAGCCATCTCCAGTATAGCTTACGCGGGCGCTCTGATGGGCACGGTGTTCACCAACTCGCTGAGCGGGGTCCTGATCACCGCAGTAGCCAACTGGGACATCGTCTTCTACTTCTTCGGGAGCTTGGGACTGGTGTGGAACATCGCCTGGCAATTGTTGTGCTATTCCTACCCGCGCACGCACCCTTGCTTGAAAGGGAAGGAGAAGGAGTACTTGGACAAAGAACTGGGTGAGACACTTGCTTCTGATGATTTACCAAATGAAACTGTTGTTGTGCAGCGACCCACGTGAACACGGGCAAACTGAAGACTCCCTGGAAGGCGATTCTCACCTCTTTTAAAGTGTGGGCGCTGATCATCGGCCAGTTTGGCCACGACTGGGGGTGGTTCACCATGGTGACCGACCTCCCCAAGTACATGAATGCCGTTCTGCGATTCAACGTGCAAGAAAACGGATTCTGGTCGTCGTTTCCGTATTTCTTCATGTGGGCATCGACAGTCGGCGCTGGCTACCTTGCAGATTGGGTCATCAACAACAAGTACTTAAAAATTGGCATGACAAGAAAGATTCTTGCCACAGTTGGTATGAATTCGCACTGTAGCAACCGTCATCTATTCAGATGCTCGTAGGAACGATGGGACCTGCCATTTTTATGGTTCTGGCGTCATACGTGGGCTGCAGGAGGATCTTGGCAGTGGTCATGTTCACGATCGCTTTGTTTCTGATGGGTTTTTATTATCCCGGCATGAAAATAAACGCTTTGGACTTGTCACCGAATTTTGCTGGTTCCATAATGGCGCTGATGAATGGAATAGGAGTGTTTGCAGGAATGGCAGTACCGGTCGTTGTTGGAGTCCTCGCACCCAACGTGAGTACAACAATCTTGCGGTATCAAAGATTTAAGTGGAAATCATCCAGCAAACATTGTCAGAATGGAGGATGGTGTTTTGGGTCAGCTTTATTGTGTTTGCCGTCACAAACGTTGTCTACGTCGGTGGAATGTCCGGAGAGATACAGCCGTGGAACGAGTCGAACGTGCCACCTGAAGAGGCCaaggaataaaattttgaataaaatttatttcaaacaaataCATGTATTTTTTCTGTAAAGTGGTTTGATTGACGTGTAAATTAACACAGGTACTGAtagttttgcaatttttcattGTTCGTCATCGTCATCGGATTCTGGATTATTCCAATCTTGTTCTTCTCCACTTCCAAAAATCAGAAAGACGATATTTGAAAAGCCAAGTATAACTAGAAGACCGTTAAAGACTTCCCTCCATTCCTCTACCGTTTTCTGAAAAGCAAGTACAACAACGGCGATCTAATAGGAATCCAGTCGTACGTTTGGGGTTAGTTTGTGCACTATACCAGATAGTGTAACGCTTGGAATAACTGTAAATGCATTGGCTATACCCATTATCACACCGCTAAAATTGGGAGCCAAATCAAGGGTGTTCACTCTGGTGCCGGCCCAATAAAAACTCATGCTGGTCAAACCAACCGTGAACATGAAGAGGGCAATGAACCTGTGACAGCCCGCAAATGTGCCCATGAGTGCGAAAATTGGCGGCCCCATAGCCCCTAGAAGGACATTTCACCATTAGCAATCTTAATAAGTAGACATTACCAAACGTAGTGAAAATTTTTCGGGCTGTAGTCACGTGGACGTACTGATTATTGAtcaaaaaatctgaaatacATCCAGATGTGACAGTTAAAAAACCCGTGCACAGGTAAGGTATCGAGATCCATAAACTGCTTTGACGGATGTCGAATCTGAGAGTTTCTTTCATGTAAATAGGAAAATCTCTCAGGATTATCAGCCACATGATGACGTGTCCGATCTGGGCGATGATCAAGGTCCACAAGGGGCAACACGTGAGCAGGCTGAACCACGGTATAGCTTTGTTGCCGAAGGTGATGTGCCCCTCTAGAACAAAACTGGTGAGATGGGGTCTCGTCTGGACAAGTTCTCACCCATTTCTCGCTTGAAATAGTCTAGTTCTTGTGTCGTGATGTATCTGCTGAAGCGAGGGTTAGAAGCTGCGACCAGGTGCCACATCAGAAACCACACGATCCCGAAAGAACCGTACAAGTAGAAAGGACTGGACCAGGTTTTCGATTGGATGATGAGATTGTTGGTGACCACTTGGTCGAGTGCGAGGCCTATTTGGCTCCCGGCAAATGGAAACCCGCTGAGTTTACCTCGATCTCGTGCAGGAGCCCAGTTGGCGATCAGGGAGTTGACGGAAGGAAAGATCATTCCAAGTGCCAAACCGCTGCAGCTTCTGGACAAGATCATGACGAAGTAGTGGCCTCCAGAAAGTTGCACGCTCTTTGGGGTGAGCAGCGCAATAATGGATGCGGAAAGAATGGAGAAGCCTAAAACGTATTTTCCTCCGAACTTATCGGAGATGATGCCTGCAGGAACATGAGTGAGTAGATAAGTGGTGTAAAATGAATTTGCAATTGCGAACTGAGCAGCTTGGTTCCAGTCAAGTAACTCATCCAGCACCTGACAAACGCTAAAGGAATTTTTGGATTATTTATATAGAAATCAAAGAGTTACTGTAATGAGTTGGGCTGAATCGTGCGTGAAGTTGCATTCGTTGGTGCGATTATCTTCGACAACTTTTGGACGTTTTATCGCGTGATACATTACTGTCCCTGTACAGGCTCGCAGACTGTAGGTTAGTATTATTCCAAAGCCAATTAATATGGATATTACGTAGCGTTGAGGGATAAGGCAAACTAAATCAGAATGTATCACaaccaataaaaattttaaaacttaccATTAGCATTTCTTTCCATTGTAACGTTTGATCCGCGTCATTCTGTCAACACCAAATTTACTATTGCAGCACCtgatttatataattttaaaaatacacaaatGATTTGCATTCTCACtaataattgttaaattatGTCGTACATAAGTTAGACTAAATGAAGTTGCCAACATCCCAACGTAAATCTGACGTTTAGAATCACAACGTCTGAGCTGAGATGATTGTCACAACGAAATCGGTTACGATCaatgattaataaattaattcaattttaattattagcATTCTAACAATCAACatcgatttaatttgatttactgaaaattaaaaattataagatGAAGATGACCCTTATGTTCAACATTGCATGACCGTGACAAGCAGCTGTTGGGCCAATCATGGTAcaaatatacagtgagcggccaaagtatggaataaaattcttaaaaattaaaaaaaaatttcaaaaatttttttgaagaggtcaattttagtttataaaagttatacatattttaataccaaataaaattccaagcagtcatttgttttcgagtggtcacgtcatcgatatttttttaaatagaaaggccctCTTTTTTCTTCTGATAGTCCTTTTAACCAGGCGCGGATCCAGCCTTCAAATTAGGTTGTGGTCACAGCTGATCACAGGCACCTATAGGTAGGTTAACCTATCTACCTGTACATACCTAAACCGCAGAACTTCAAGATACCTATACAGTCACGCGGCAAATGAATTAATAAtagtaaataaatatacagggtgtctcaaaattcacgaattccgaattcagtgcgttgtaggggatcacttgtgtagtccaaatatggaaataaaaaaaaatcgggactcccccacaaagatacattggtctgaaggtgcactctttgaactgcgttttctttaaatacaggcggaaaagttcagtgtttattgttatttatggtgtagatgattgtggaaaataataacgtaacggtacataatacattattacattaaaacaaaactatactgggtgccccaaaattcgcggaacaacgtagtagtatgttgttaagtagtcattatgatatcaggtaaaaatgtttaaaaaaatcaatcgtcttttttgtagaagatgtggacctattcgttacaataaatgtggcaacatttaaaaacattctatgcatcccaatagtctgcaaatatttaattttttgtatccatggaaatgagagggaaaaatcaaagccatgttgccgtacACTATTTGAGataaaacgaacataaaattactactcggaaatgctggaaataatgaagaaaataattgcaaacctgatcacaatcgttcagaattattaggccactggctagtaaaagacaaatagtcaaaatcttttttaatatttaaaataaatgagatcaaagctgcaccttttgagcctccatatcttcaaatctaagaggtatagaattttttcattatttttctcatcattttctaacatgagttgacattgcctcattgagttgttccgcgaattttggggcacccagtataaaagaaagaagattagaacctaataataattatctcAACTCTCTAAAGACAACATTAAGAAGCATGAcaatctaataaaaaataaaagaaatatatttatatagttatttactttttttttaatccgcGACATAATCCGTTTTATTTCAATGCGAAAACTTAAGACATTACATTAACtactatatttatttaaattacgaattcgatttttcttttctttttcgcaaatacgagtacataacgggtgtttttttaaatttggcgtcgaagtaggcgttgaattgtcgattgtgaacgcactatacaggttacggatcacggaagtttaaatcttacgcttttacacgagtggtgcgctctcaatcgactctccaacgcctacttcgacgccaaatttaaaaacacacCCTTTATATCGATGATCTCATCAATGTCATAGATTGAAACATTAAAGTATATTCGAGATTAATTGTGTGGAcgtttttgcaaaatgttggatagattatgaaaattttttgagtGATTTTTCGGTAGATTTTATGCGAATTCGGTAGATCTACCGAAAATTCGGTAGATCTGGGAACGCTGCGGGACTGTTCTTTTATctcttacatttttaaagctGTTTTAAAAACGCATGTTTCTAGTTTTACGCTGAAAAGAGAAGCCGGAAACGCCCAGATAATAAATCTACCCCCTAATGATGATAGTACAATACAGCACAAGTGTCTGCTGATCGGTTGTGACGGGCTTCGTTGGTGTTCTCCCAAGGACCCGGCGTTtccgaagaaaattatttgattgAGACGTAAAAACGGACCGGgtaaaataagaatttactCGATTTGACGATTGTCGACCGTCCAAAAGGGTTATGGTCATGACCATTCTGACCATATGGGTGTATCCGCCACTGCTTTTAACTGTCTAAACGAGAgtataaacattttgttatcttacataaggaaacctttaagaaaaaaaaaaaaaagttggaataaataaataaaaacatggCCTACTgaatctgaactgcgctgcgcttattacggccgtaacaaagctcggattttcaatggagcaattgattccgctaagctcaaaaaattcaccatagacaaaataagaacatatagaacgcaaactccctatacattttttgggcacaaagcgttttttttttcattctatagtattttattttatctatgaaATTCAccaacagaattttttaaatattttttccgacttctacatgaagccagtagctcgtgattaaaatatctgcacaactttcaaaatcaccctgtataatgagtTTTGACTTATGTCAAATTTCTACTCTTCTTGGGatacattataaattataatatcaatatccctaacttttttcgatCAGTTTATTTCACGGAAGAGGCTATGAGGAAAATGATTGGTGACATAACAACTGTAaaattcagtttttgataCGTGTATTTCTGAGTCATTGGTGACAAACAATCTATTCATTCGGAACATTTTCGGATTTCGGCATATTCCACGATTGTTCTTTACCACTTCCAAAAAGCATGAACACGACATTCGTAAAGGCTACCAAGATGAACAATATATAAAACAAGTTTCTCCAGTCGATCACAGTTTTCTGGAAAATAAGCGTAAGAATAATGACCCACTGAAGGTTTCTTATTCTTACGTGAATTGCCGTCTGGTGCACAAAATAAGGCACCGCTATGTTAACAAAAGTCGCAAGCGCATTGCAGAGACCCATTATAACACCGCTAAAATTGGGAGCCAATTCGAGGGTGTTCACTCTGGTACCGGCATAGTAGAAACTCATCAAAGCTAAGCCAACTGTAATCATCAAAATTGATATGAACCTGTGACAGCCTGAATATGTGGCGACCACTAAGAAGATGGCTGGTCCCATAGCCcctaaaatacattttccaCCATTTTGTTATTTAAGAAGCTGGCATTACCAAAAGTTGTGAAAATCTTTCGCACGGTAGTTACGTGAATGTACTCTTTAAGAATCACATAATCTGCAAACCACCCACTTGTGAGAGTCATAAAAATCATTACTGTGTAGGGTACAGCAGTCCACAATGCACTAtgcaaaatgtcaaatttcaggATATCGTTCATGTAGGTGGGAAGATCGTTCAACATTACTCGCCACATTATGATGTGTCCAATGTGGGTGATGATAAGGGCCCATAAGGGTACAGACGACAGCATGCTCCACCACGGGATGGACTTCTTGCCGCGCGTAATGTGCCCCTCTGCAACAGAACCATGAGATGGTTTCTTAAGTGGACAATTTCTCACCCATCTCTCTCTTGAGATAATCTAGTTCGTGTTGGCTGATGAGATTGCTGGTCCAGGGGGCGGAGTCGGCAGTCAAGTGCCAAACCAGAGACCAGGCAATTCCTATACTCCCGTACACATAATAGGGAGTGGACCAGGTGTTCGATTTCATGATCATGTAGTTGGTGAGCGCGTGATTGATTACTGTGCTGAGCTGTGTGGAAGCAAACGGAATGGAACTTATCGTACATCGTTCTCGCGCGGGAGCCCAATTGCTAAGTAGTGAGTTAAGACAAGGGAACACCATTCCGATTCCCAAACCGGTGCAGATTCTAGACACCATCATGGCGGAGAAGTGACCTCCTGAAAACTCTACAACTTTTGGGGTAAGCAGCGTTACAATGGAGGCAAAAAGAATAGAGGAGCCAAGAACGTATTTTCCTCCGTACTTGTCGGAGATGACGCCTCCGGGTATGCAGCTAACTAAAGCGCTATAAAAAAACGCTGACTTGATTTTCAATTGAGTGTTCCTGTCCCAGTCGTATAAATTTCCGGAGACCTAACAAACACCGAAGGAAATTTACTGCTTAGAAAAGAATGCATAGAGTTACTGCAACAAATTGACCTCTAGCTTCTGTGAAGTTGCATTCGTTGTCACTGTCGTTTACGATTGTCGAATGAGGTGTGACGTGTTTCATTGCTACTGTTAAACAGATACGCAGGATGTAGCTAACCATTACCCCCATAGCCATCAATATGGCCAACACGTACCGTCGAGGAATGAAGCAGACtttgggcaatgttatcacatATCGATAAAAAATACAGAAGTACTTACCGTTATACTCTGTCACCATATTGACATCTGACAGCAAACGATGGTTTGGCTTTCCGTCAAAGCTAATTTTAATGTGAGCAAGAAACGAGACAAATTAAAGgttaataatttattcttGGAATCGTATACAATACAAAGTCGCAGCTTCAGTCTTCCAATACTAAAGAAATCAGGTAAATGCGTTTGATCGAACCGCTCGCGATCTTCATTTCTTGTCGGTCTTCTGGTCGTCAGTGACGTGTCCATTTTCGATTTGAGTGTCTCTAGTTTCGACGGTGTTCCACCATTGCTCTTCTCCGCTTCCAAAGAAGGTGTAGATCACGCTGGTTACGACAAATATGCTGAAGGAAATCCACAAGACTGACCTCCACTGCACTAAAGTATGCTGAAATACGCGAGTTAGTACGGAAC comes from the Tenebrio molitor chromosome 9, icTenMoli1.1, whole genome shotgun sequence genome and includes:
- the LOC138138286 gene encoding sialin-like translates to MVTEYNVCFIPRRYVLAILMAMGVMVSYILRICLTVAMKHVTPHSTIVNDSDNECNFTEARGQFVAVSGNLYDWDRNTQLKIKSAFFYSALVSCIPGGVISDKYGGKYVLGSSILFASIVTLLTPKVVEFSGGHFSAMMVSRICTGLGIGMVFPCLNSLLSNWAPARERCTISSIPFASTQLSTVINHALTNYMIMKSNTWSTPYYVYGSIGIAWSLVWHLTADSAPWTSNLISQHELDYLKREMEGHITRGKKSIPWWSMLSSVPLWALIITHIGHIIMWRVMLNDLPTYMNDILKFDILHSALWTAVPYTVMIFMTLTSGWFADYVILKEYIHVTTVRKIFTTFGAMGPAIFLVVATYSGCHRFISILMITVGLALMSFYYAGTRVNTLELAPNFSGVIMGLCNALATFVNIAVPYFVHQTAIHKTVIDWRNLFYILFILVAFTNVVFMLFGSGKEQSWNMPKSENVPNE
- the LOC138138482 gene encoding sialin-like isoform X1, which codes for MERNANVCLIPQRYVISILIGFGIILTYSLRACTGTVMYHAIKRPKVVEDNRTNECNFTHDSAQLITVLDELLDWNQAAQFAIANSFYTTYLLTHVPAGIISDKFGGKYVLGFSILSASIIALLTPKSVQLSGGHYFVMILSRSCSGLALGMIFPSVNSLIANWAPARDRGKLSGFPFAGSQIGLALDQVVTNNLIIQSKTWSSPFYLYGSFGIVWFLMWHLVAASNPRFSRYITTQELDYFKREMEGHITFGNKAIPWFSLLTCCPLWTLIIAQIGHVIMWLIILRDFPIYMKETLRFDIRQSSLWISIPYLCTGFLTVTSGCISDFLINNQYVHVTTARKIFTTFGAMGPPIFALMGTFAGCHRFIALFMFTVGLTSMSFYWAGTRVNTLDLAPNFSGVIMGIANAFTVIPSVTLSGIVHKLTPNKTVEEWREVFNGLLVILGFSNIVFLIFGSGEEQDWNNPESDDDDEQ
- the LOC138138479 gene encoding sialin-like isoform X1, coding for MEGLNNFWKKFANCIVIPQRYLLGVMTGFAILNAYTMRVSLSMAITEMVVKQNESMSNDSDACPIMEEHSYVTVKNTDLLYDWDEMIQGHILGSFFWGYIITHIPGAIIAEKVGAKHVLGVGMILNGILTLASPTIIQVTRGDWVVLVLLRFVEGLGQGPVYPAVTTILGQWIPAREHGAISSIAYAGALMGTVFTNSLSGVLITAVANWDIVFYFFGSLGLVWNIAWQLLCYSYPRTHPCLKGKEKEYLDKELATHVNTGKLKTPWKAILTSFKVWALIIGQFGHDWGWFTMVTDLPKYMNAVLRFNVQENGFWSSFPYFFMWASTVGAGYLADWVINNKYLKIGMTRKILATVGTMGPAIFMVLASYVGCRRILAVVMFTIALFLMGFYYPGMKINALDLSPNFAGSIMALMNGIGVFAGMAVPVVVGVLAPNNGGWCFGSALLCLPSQTLSTSVECPERYSRGTSRTCHLKRPRNKILNKIYFKQIHVFFL
- the LOC138138482 gene encoding sialin-like isoform X3 — protein: MILSRSCSGLALGMIFPSVNSLIANWAPARDRGKLSGFPFAGSQIGLALDQVVTNNLIIQSKTWSSPFYLYGSFGIVWFLMWHLVAASNPRFSRYITTQELDYFKREMEGHITFGNKAIPWFSLLTCCPLWTLIIAQIGHVIMWLIILRDFPIYMKETLRFDIRQSSLWISIPYLCTGFLTVTSGCISDFLINNQYVHVTTARKIFTTFGAMGPPIFALMGTFAGCHRFIALFMFTVGLTSMSFYWAGTRVNTLDLAPNFSGVIMGIANAFTVIPSVTLSGIVHKLTPNKTVEEWREVFNGLLVILGFSNIVFLIFGSGEEQDWNNPESDDDDEQ
- the LOC138138482 gene encoding sialin-like isoform X2, which encodes MYHAIKRPKVVEDNRTNECNFTHDSAQLITVLDELLDWNQAAQFAIANSFYTTYLLTHVPAGIISDKFGGKYVLGFSILSASIIALLTPKSVQLSGGHYFVMILSRSCSGLALGMIFPSVNSLIANWAPARDRGKLSGFPFAGSQIGLALDQVVTNNLIIQSKTWSSPFYLYGSFGIVWFLMWHLVAASNPRFSRYITTQELDYFKREMEGHITFGNKAIPWFSLLTCCPLWTLIIAQIGHVIMWLIILRDFPIYMKETLRFDIRQSSLWISIPYLCTGFLTVTSGCISDFLINNQYVHVTTARKIFTTFGAMGPPIFALMGTFAGCHRFIALFMFTVGLTSMSFYWAGTRVNTLDLAPNFSGVIMGIANAFTVIPSVTLSGIVHKLTPNKTVEEWREVFNGLLVILGFSNIVFLIFGSGEEQDWNNPESDDDDEQ
- the LOC138138479 gene encoding sialin-like isoform X2; translation: MEGLNNFWKKFANCIVIPQRYLLGVMTGFAILNAYTMRVSLSMAITEMVVKQNESMSNDSDACPIMEEHSYVTVKNTDLLYDWDEMIQGHILGSFFWGYIITHIPGAIIAEKVGAKHVLGVGMILNGILTLASPTIIQVTRGDWVVLVLLRFVEGLGQGPVYPAVTTILGQWIPAREHGAISSIAYAGALMGTVFTNSLSGVLITAVANWDIVFYFFGSLGLVWNIAWQLLCYSYPRTHPCLKGKEKEYLDKELATHVNTGKLKTPWKAILTSFKVWALIIGQFGHDWGWFTMVTDLPKYMNAVLRFNVQENGFWSSFPYFFMWASTVGAGYLADWVINNKYLKIGMTRKILATVGTMGPAIFMVLASYVGCRRILAVVMFTIALFLMGFYYPGMKINALDLSPNFAGSIMALMNGIGVFAGMAVPVVVGVLAPNQTLSEWRMVFWVSFIVFAVTNVVYVGGMSGEIQPWNESNVPPEEAKE